One stretch of bacterium DNA includes these proteins:
- a CDS encoding methyltransferase domain-containing protein, translating to MNTGGFASTPINEVAEYWNARPCNIRHSPKPLGTREYFDEVERRKYSVEPHIPKFAEFDRWQGKRVLEIGCGIGTDTVNFARHGARVTAVDVSGQSVGIARRRAEVYELEDRIRFYVGNAEELSDFVPVEAYDLVYSFGVIHHTPHPEHVIRQIGRYLCPGGTLKMMVYHRRSWKVLNILLVRGHGRFWALDEILATYSEAQIGCPVTYAYLPRHIPMLLDRFRIREISIHHIFPYQVRDYVQYRYCKAWCFRIMPEPAFRWLERHFGWHMCVTAEMC from the coding sequence ATGAACACGGGAGGATTCGCTTCGACTCCCATTAACGAGGTCGCCGAGTACTGGAATGCGCGGCCGTGCAATATTCGGCACTCGCCTAAGCCCTTGGGCACACGCGAGTACTTCGATGAGGTGGAGCGCCGTAAGTATTCCGTGGAGCCGCACATCCCGAAATTCGCTGAGTTTGATCGTTGGCAAGGTAAGCGAGTGTTGGAGATCGGGTGCGGCATCGGCACTGATACTGTGAATTTTGCCCGCCATGGAGCGCGGGTCACAGCAGTCGATGTCTCAGGGCAGTCGGTGGGGATTGCAAGGCGTCGCGCAGAAGTGTATGAGCTGGAGGATCGGATCAGATTTTACGTGGGCAATGCGGAAGAGTTGTCCGATTTTGTTCCTGTGGAAGCCTATGATCTCGTCTACTCATTTGGTGTCATTCATCATACTCCGCATCCTGAGCATGTCATTAGGCAAATTGGGCGATATCTGTGTCCAGGGGGCACGCTCAAGATGATGGTCTATCACAGGCGATCATGGAAGGTCCTCAATATCCTGCTTGTTCGCGGTCATGGCCGATTTTGGGCTCTCGATGAGATCCTAGCAACGTATTCGGAGGCGCAGATCGGTTGTCCGGTAACCTATGCATATCTCCCTCGCCATATCCCGATGCTGCTGGACCGATTTCGGATCCGGGAGATCAGCATTCATCACATCTTCCCCTATCAAGTACGGGATTATGTGCAGTACCGGTATTGCAAGGCATGGTGTTTCCGGATCATGCCGGAGCCGGCCTTCCGGTGGCTGGAGCGGCACTTCGGGTGGCACATGTGTGTGACGGCCGAGATGTGTTGA
- a CDS encoding ABC transporter permease, producing MNTVLESDQQRRHSGAQADGSREVIIRRTRGLRFLDLRELWAYRELVFFLTWRDVKVRYKQTIIGVAWVILQPLAMVVVFTLLFGKLAKMPSAGVPYPLFALAALVPWQLFSRSISESTTSLVANQQLLARVYFPRISVPLATTLAATVDFAIATGLLGVFMVVYRVAPTPAMIWFPAFVLLLLITALGVGFWLSALNIEYRDVMYVVPFLNQFWFFLTPVVYPGGLVPAQWRVLYGLNPMTGVVEGFRWALLGTGEGPSHMLVVSVFISCCLFISGIIWFRLRERTFVDAVGGGGR from the coding sequence ATGAATACCGTCCTCGAATCCGATCAACAGAGACGACATTCCGGCGCACAAGCGGACGGCAGCCGGGAAGTGATCATCCGGCGCACGCGCGGGTTGCGATTTCTCGACCTTAGAGAACTGTGGGCCTATCGGGAACTTGTTTTCTTCCTGACCTGGCGAGACGTCAAGGTGCGCTACAAACAGACCATCATTGGGGTTGCCTGGGTAATTCTCCAGCCTCTCGCCATGGTGGTCGTGTTCACTCTGCTCTTTGGCAAGCTGGCGAAGATGCCCTCGGCTGGCGTTCCGTATCCGTTGTTTGCTCTCGCCGCTCTGGTGCCCTGGCAGCTGTTTTCGCGCTCTATCTCGGAATCAACGACCAGCCTGGTCGCGAACCAGCAACTCCTCGCGAGGGTGTATTTCCCGCGGATCAGTGTCCCATTGGCGACGACACTTGCGGCAACTGTGGATTTCGCCATAGCGACCGGGCTGCTTGGCGTCTTCATGGTCGTCTACCGAGTTGCCCCGACACCCGCCATGATCTGGTTTCCCGCTTTCGTATTGCTCTTACTCATCACCGCGCTTGGGGTGGGCTTCTGGCTTTCTGCGCTAAATATCGAGTATCGAGATGTCATGTACGTCGTGCCCTTTCTGAACCAGTTCTGGTTTTTCTTGACGCCTGTCGTGTATCCGGGTGGTTTGGTCCCGGCTCAGTGGCGCGTCCTCTATGGGCTCAATCCGATGACAGGAGTGGTAGAGGGGTTTCGCTGGGCCCTTCTTGGCACCGGTGAAGGCCCTTCGCATATGCTTGTCGTGTCCGTGTTCATTTCGTGCTGCCTCTTTATTAGCGGGATCATCTGGTTTCGCCTGAGGGAACGGACATTCGTCGATGCCGTCGGCGGCGGGGGGCGATAG
- a CDS encoding ABC transporter ATP-binding protein — protein MAAGRASRGFVWALRDVSFEIDQGEAVGVIGRNGSGKSTLLRLLSRITEPTEGLARVRGRVGSLLEVGTGFHPELTGRENIYLNGSILGMKKRELDGKLDEIVAFAEVEKFLDTPVKFYSSGMYVRLAFAVAAHLEPEILFVDEVLAVGDAAFQMKCLGKMAEVGTQGRTVLFVSHQMNAIRKLCTRVLWLETGRVKMFDSTVKVVSAYETALSTVRMGESRAEDTSGHVAARFLGWEIVDHQGEQPNVLATQGAVRIKFIVQVNKPIRRGHHGIALWSSDHQLMWGWSTDHLDLAPGVHGLEYALPGLPLKPGSYSWKVSLYSEGALVDEWYCVPELIIATLPLTHPRDEWSGILNIPCELRVLAASSSESPSRDTRVPAAELAGR, from the coding sequence ATGGCTGCAGGGCGCGCATCGCGCGGATTCGTTTGGGCGTTAAGAGACGTGTCCTTTGAAATCGATCAAGGTGAGGCCGTCGGGGTCATTGGGCGCAACGGGTCAGGCAAGAGCACGCTCCTGCGGCTCCTTTCACGGATTACCGAGCCGACGGAGGGTCTCGCTCGGGTCCGCGGCCGGGTCGGGTCCCTCCTGGAAGTGGGGACTGGGTTCCATCCTGAATTGACGGGTCGCGAAAACATCTACCTGAACGGATCTATCCTGGGCATGAAAAAACGTGAGCTGGACGGCAAATTGGACGAGATCGTGGCGTTCGCCGAAGTAGAGAAGTTTCTCGACACTCCCGTCAAGTTCTATTCAAGCGGCATGTATGTGCGACTGGCGTTTGCGGTCGCCGCGCACTTGGAACCGGAGATCCTCTTTGTTGATGAAGTGTTGGCTGTCGGAGATGCGGCGTTTCAAATGAAATGTCTGGGAAAGATGGCGGAAGTGGGGACACAAGGGCGCACGGTCCTCTTCGTCAGCCATCAGATGAATGCGATACGAAAACTGTGCACGCGCGTACTGTGGCTTGAAACTGGACGCGTGAAGATGTTCGATTCGACGGTGAAGGTGGTGAGCGCCTACGAGACAGCGCTTTCCACTGTGCGCATGGGCGAGTCGAGAGCGGAAGATACATCCGGCCATGTCGCTGCGAGGTTCCTGGGTTGGGAGATTGTCGATCACCAGGGAGAACAACCGAACGTGCTGGCGACGCAGGGGGCTGTGAGGATAAAGTTCATCGTCCAGGTCAACAAGCCGATTCGGCGCGGACACCACGGGATCGCGCTATGGAGCAGCGACCACCAACTGATGTGGGGGTGGTCGACGGATCACCTCGATTTGGCCCCTGGCGTTCACGGCCTCGAATACGCCCTCCCGGGCCTGCCATTGAAGCCTGGGTCGTATTCCTGGAAAGTGAGTCTTTACAGTGAGGGAGCGCTGGTGGACGAATGGTACTGCGTGCCCGAGTTGATCATTGCAACGCTCCCTTTGACGCATCCTCGAGACGAGTGGTCGGGGATCCTCAATATCCCCTGTGAATTACGTGTTCTCGCAGCATCGTCGAGTGAGAGCCCGTCCCGGGACACCAGGGTCCCTGCGGCCGAGCTCGCGGGAAGGTAG